A window of Choloepus didactylus isolate mChoDid1 chromosome 21, mChoDid1.pri, whole genome shotgun sequence contains these coding sequences:
- the SSC4D gene encoding LOW QUALITY PROTEIN: scavenger receptor cysteine-rich domain-containing group B protein (The sequence of the model RefSeq protein was modified relative to this genomic sequence to represent the inferred CDS: deleted 1 base in 1 codon): MGPSKRPSTSWTYKDAEMGTGPRLVEKGRGWGPGDKGTAPSPPPPALSFLLFLPLASALQPTPLPFPELRLVGGPSRCRGRLEVLHAGSWGSVCDDDWDVVDANVVCRQLGCGLALPVPRPLAFGQGWGPILLDNVECRGQEATLSECESRGWGIHNCFHYEDVAVLCNEFQPTEPPTRKVLISRMPPTTPQNGKGEGSVRLVGGAGPCQGRVEILHGGLWGTVCDDDWGLPDAAVVCRQLGCGEALAATTNAFFGYGTGHILLDNVHCEGGEPRLAACLSLGWGVHNCGHHEDAGALCAVLASSTLTALPPSATREDWAWHTEPAATGVGAQPSREMALFTTAAWAAGKKSGRLRLVGGPGPCLGRVEVLHAGGWGTVCDDDWDFADARVACREAGCGPALGATGLGHFGYGRGPVLLDNVGCAGTEARLSDCFHLGWGQHNCGHHEDAGALCAGPEEQVQQDGSETTRVPTPRPRDGHLRLASGAHRCEGRVELFLGQQWGTICDDAWDLRAAGVLCRQLGCGQALAAPGEAHFGPGRGPIHLDNVKCRGDESILLLCSHIRWDAHNCDHSEDASVLCQPS, from the exons ATGGGACCATCTAAAAGGCCGTCCACCAGCTGGACGTACAAGGACGCAGAGATGGGAACTGGTCCGCGGCTGGTTGagaagggcagggggtgggggccaGGAGACAAGGGTACTGccccctcacctccacccccagccctgtccttcctcctcttcctgccaCTGG CCAGTGCCCTGCAGCCCACTCCACTGCCCTTTCCAG AGTTGAGGCTGGTGGGGGGCCCGAGCCGCTGCCGGGGGCGACTGGAGGTCCTGCATGCTGGCTCCTGGGGCAGCGTCTGCGACGATGACTGGGACGTGGTGGATGCCAACGTGGTGTGTCGCCAGCTGGGCTGTGGCCTGGCGCTGCCTGTGCCCCGGCCCCTTGCCTTTGGCCAGGGCTGGGGCCCCATCCTGCTGGACAATGTGGAGTGCCGTGGGCAGGAAGCTACACTGAGCGAGTGTGAAAGCCGGGGCTGGGGCATCCACAACTGCTTTCACTACGAGGACGTGGCCGTCCTGTGCAATG AGTTTCAGCCCACGGAGCCCCCAACAAGGAAGGTGTTAATCAGTAGAATGCCCCCCACAACCCCCCAGAATGGGAAAG GTGAGGGCAGCGTGCGACTGGTAGGGGGCGCGGGCCCGTGTCAGGGCCGGGTGGAGATTCTGCACGGTGGCCTGTGGGGCACCGTATGCGACGACGACTGGGGGCTCCCGGACGCCGCCGTGGTCTGCCGCCAGCTCGGCTGCGGGGAGGCCCTGGCTGCCACCACCAACGCCTTTTTCGGCTATGGCACCGGACACATCCTGCTGGACAACGTGCACTGCGAAGGCGGCGAGCCCCGCCTGGCAGCGTGCCTGAGTCTGGGCTGGGGCGTGCACAACTGCGGCCACCATGAGGACGCCGGCGCGCTCTGCGCAG TCCTGGCCTCCTCCACCCTCACAGCACTG CCCCCCTCTGCCACAAGAGAAGACTGGGCCTGGCACACAGAGCCAGCAG CTACCGGAGTTGGTGCCCAGCCTTCCAGAGAGATGGCACTGTTCACCACAGCCGCCTGGGCCGCAGGGAAGAAAA GCGGGCGGCTGCGACTGGTGGGCGGCCCTGGCCCGTGCCTCGGCCGCGTGGAGGTGCTGCACGCCGGGGGCTGGGGCACCGTGTGCGACGATGACTGGGACTTCGCAGACGCGCGCGTGGCCTGTCGCGAGGCGGGCTGCGGACCCGCGCTGGGCGCCACCGGCCTCGGCCACTTCGGCTACGGCCGCGGCCCCGTGCTGCTGGACAACGTGGGCTGCGCCGGCACGGAGGCCCGCCTGAGCGACTGCTTCCACCTGGGCTGGGGCCAGCACAACTGCGGCCACCACGAGGACGCGGGCGCGCTCTGCGCAG GTCCAGAGGAACAAGTCCAGCAGGATGGTTCTGAGACCACCCGGGTGCCCACTCCTCGGCCCAGGGACG GGCACCTACGTCTAGCCAGTGGAGCCCACCGCTGTGAGGGGCGTGTGGAGCTCTTCTTGGGGCAGCAGTGGGGCACTATCTGCGATGATGCGTGGGATCTGCGGGCGGCCGGTGTCCTGTGCCGCCAGCTGGGCTGTGGCCAGGCCCTGGCAGCCCCTGGCGAGGCCCACTTTGGCCCAGGCCGAGGCCCCATCCACCTGGACAATGTCAAGTGCCGTGGTGATGAGAGCATCCTGCTGCTCTGTTCTCACATCCGCTGGGATGCCCACAACTGTGACCACAGTGAGGATGCCAGTGTCCTGTGCCAGCCATCATGA